Within the Bacillus pumilus genome, the region AGCGGCGCCTGTAGAGCCTATAGGTCCGCTTGGCTGTTCTTGTTTGAAGGCCTTTAAGCCGTCAGCGACACGCTTTCCGTAGTCAGGGTCTGCCTTTGTAAAGTTTTCGATCATTTGCGCTTGAATGTCCTTTTGACAAGTCGCAAGAGTGTTGACTAAGTTCTTAATCAATTCCTCACGTTCCCAATCATTGAAGCGGCGATACGTTTCTCCGGCTTGTCCGAAGTTGTTTGGGCGGTCAATGGCTTCCCGTTTGACGTCACCCTCTACAAAAGGCGTATGATCCTTCCCGTCCTGCTTAGCTTCTTTTAGTCCGCCGAGAATCGATGGTTCATAATTTACATGGGGGTTTTGGCCTTTGCCTTGATCGACCTGGTATTCCATTTGCCCATCTCTTTGATTCGTGGCGACATGCTTTTTCGGGGCATTGATCGGCAGCTGTAAATAGTTCGGTCCCACTCGATATCGCTGCGTGTCAGAGTAAGAGAAGGTGCGTCCTTGAAGTAATTTATCATCTGAGAAATCCAAGCCGTCTACAAGAACGCCAGTCCCAAAGGCAACTTGCTCAACTTCTGCGAAATAATTTTCTGGATTTTTGTTTAATACCATTCGTCCAATAGGCTTCCATGGATAGTCATCCTTGTACCATAGCTTGGTTGGATCAAGCGGGTCAAAGTCAAGGTGAGGATGGGCATCATCTTCCATGATCTGCGCATAGACCTCCCATTCAGGATGATGCTTCATATAAATCCTGTGTGGCGTGATTAAAGTTTTCGCCTTGTATCGCTTGAGCCTGTTCTTGTGTCAGGTTGCGAATGCCTTGCTTCGGTTCAAAGTGATATTTGACCAGTACCGCTTTTCCTTCATGGTTCACCCATTTGTAGGCATGCACACCTGAGCCTTGCATGTGCCGATAGGTTGCTGGGATGCCCCATGGTGAAAAGAGAAATGTCACCATATGTGTCGCTTCAGGAGATTGCGAGACGAAGTCAAAAATACGTTCGCCGTCCTGACGGTTGGTGACAGGGTCTGGCTTAAACGCATGAACCAAATCGGGAAATTTCAAAGCATCTCGGATAAAGAAAATTTTCAGGTTGTTTCCAACGAGATCCCAGTTGCCTTCTTCTGTATAAAATTTAATCGCAAACCCTCTCGGATCGCGCAATGTTTCTGGAGAATGACCGCCGTGAAGACAGAAGAAAAACGGACGAAAACAGGTGTCTTTTTTCCTTTTTTCTGAAATAATTTCGCTCTTGTATAAGTAGAAATAGGTTCATCACCGAATGTGCCATAGGCTTCAAAATAACCGTGAGCTCCCGCCCCGCGTGCATGGACGACACGTTCAGGAATACGTTCGCGGTCAAAATGACTGATTTTTTCTAGGAAATCGTAGTTTTCAAGCGTAGTCGGGCCTCTATTTCCGACGGTTCTCATATTTTGATTGTCTGTTACGGGGTGACCTTGCCGATTTGTCAAAGTGTCTTCTGGCTCTGAAGATGATTTAGGGTGTTGATCTTCTTTCAATTCGAATCCCTCCTTCAATATCTCCCTAACAATATGGTCATCTTTCTCCCTATTTCATACAAGGATTGATATAATGATTGAAAACTTTCACGAGGAGCGAACCTGATGATTCGATTACACTGCCTTCATGCCCATCCGTCTAATCAGTCTTATATAGAAGACGTGTTTGATGATCCAGATATTGAGTTGCATCACACGGTCGATTCATCATTTATAGAACGTGCCACACAAGATCCAGATTTTCATCCTCACAAGCAACAAGCCTATGCCATCAACAAACTGATGAAAGAAGATGAAGCTGACATCATTCTGCTCACGTGTACACAATACATTGCCGCATTAGGTGATCAAAAGCATCTCTTTAAACAACCAATTGTTCCTATCGATGAACCTTTATTTGAGCTGATTTGTCAGAGAAAAGGGCCGCTTCAACTTGTGTTTTCAAACCCGGATACAGTGGAGGGGACAATGGAGCGGCTTGAATCATATGCAAAAAAGCACGGCAAACAGATTGATGCAGAAGTTATGGTGATGGAGGGTGTCTTTCATCTTTGCCTAAACGGTGATTTGCACGCTTATGAGGAGGAAATTAAAAAGCAGCTCAGAAGATGTATGAAAGAAGATGGGGACATTTGCGTGATGCAGTTATCGATGGTTCATGCGGCACAGCAGATGGTAGAAGAGACAGGTGTTCCGATCATTCATCCGCTTTCTCCACTTAAACAGTATGTCCATCAAACAATATCTGCTTTGAAAGAGTGAACCTGCCTGGTTCGCTCTTTTTGTATAGAAACGGAAATGGAATGACATGATAAAAAATAATTAAGTGCAAACTATTTTTAAAAGGAGCGCGTCTATCCATTGTAAGAAATAACCGATGCGCATTTAAGATAAAGGAGCTCTTTGCAAAATGAAGAAACGAAAAATTGAGGATCAATTTGCTGATTACGTAATGGAGCATAAACACAGTTTTTATCGATTGTCCTATAGTTATGTCAAAAATCCAGAAGATGCGATGGATGTCGTTCAAGAGGCGATTCATAAAGCACTCAAATCTGTTCACAGATTAGAGGATGCGACCAAGATGCATAGCTGGTTTTATAAAATCGTGGTGAACGCTGCCCTAGACTTTTTACGAAAGAAGAAGCGGGTGCAAGTGACAGATGATGACACGCTTGAGTTCTTATCACAGGGTGAATCAGATGTTTATGAAGATCAAGATGTCAGACGAGCCATAGAGGATTTACCCGACATGTACCGGGTCATCATTATCTTGAGATTCTTTGAAGATTTAAAACTAGAGGACATCGCCCACATTCTCGAAGAAAACGAAAACACCATCAAAACAAGATTATATAAGGCGTTGCGGCTTTTAAAAGTAGAATTATCGCAGGAGGAATTATAAATGGATAAGCATTTGGAACAGTTAAAAGAGGAATATTTAGAAATCCCTATTCCGCCGGAATTTGATGCTATGGTTGAACGAACATTAAAACGAAAAAACAAAAAAACTCATTTTCAGCAATGGACGATCGGACTTGTTGCTGCGGCTGCTTTATTTGTCACGACTGTGAATGTCAGTCCACAGGCGGCAAGAGCGATTTCAGAGGTACCGATCATTGGCGAGCTGGTGAAAGTTGTGACATTCACTGAATTTAAAAAGAGCGACCAAGGAACGAATATTGACCTTAAAACACCACACGTTTCAGGGCTTGGGGACGGAAAATTACAAGACAGCCTGAATCAAAAATATTTAGCTGAAAACAAAAAGCTGTATCAAGATTTCGAAAAGGAAACAAAGGGTTATAAAAATGGTCATTTGAGTGTAGAGAGCGGATATGAAGTGAAAACAAACAATGACCAAATCCTTTCACTAGGTCGATACAAGGTAACGACTCAGGCTTCTGCGGCAGAGGAAATGACATATGATACGATCGATAAGAAAAACCATGTACTCATTACATTGCCAAGTCTGTTTAAAGATGATCGGTATATTGATGTGATTAGTGAAAATATTAAAGAACAAATGAAGAAACAGATGAAAGAGGATTCAAATAAGATTTACTGGATTACCAAGCAAGATACGGTTGATCCGTTTAAGAAGATTCAGCCAGACCAAAGTTTCTATATCAATTCAAAAGGCAAACTGGTGATTTCTTTTAATGAATATGATGTGGCGCCTGGTTACATGGGCGTAGTTGAATTTACGATTCCAACAAGTGTGCTAAAGGATATTCTTGTCAGCGATATGTACATTCATTAAAAGAAGAAAAAAGACTGCTGAACTTGTCAGCAGTCTTTTAATGTTTATTATGAAAGTGCGTCTGTCAGTGCAGGTACAACTTGTTTCTTTCTTGATACGACACCTTTTAGTAAAGCAGTGTTGTTTTCAAGTGTGACATGAAATGCTTTTTCTACTTTTGCCGCTTCTGCACCGAGAGCAAGTGCAAGAGAGTCATTTTCTAGGATGTCTGTGATCACTAGAACGAATAGATCAAGACCTTTCGCTGCGATGACTTCATTGATTTTCGCTTCAATATCAGTCTGTCTTGCTGTCACTTCTGCGATATCTACTGTATTGACTTGCGCAATTTCCACTTTGCTATTGCCTAGTTCGAATTCTTTTGCATCGATTGTAATTAATTCTTGAACCGTTTTTTGGCTTAGGTCAGCACCAGCTTTTAGCATGTCTAGGCCGTAAACTTCTGGATCTACCCCTGCGATTTCAGCTAGCTCATGCGCAGCATCAATATCCTGCTGTGTGCATGTTGGGGATTTGAATAGCAAGGAATCAGAAATGATTGCAGATAAAAGCAAACCAGCGATTTCTTTTTCAATCTTCACTTGGTTCTCTTTGTACATTTTGTTTAAGATTGTTGCTGTACAGCCAACAGGCTCAGCGCGATAGTATAGAGGTTCACTTGTTTCAAAGTTGGCAATACGGTGATGGTCAATGACTTCAGTCACTTGTACTTGATCAATATCGCTTACACTTTGTTGGAATTCGTTATGATCGACAAGAATGACTTGCTTTGTTTCATTTGCAGCCGTTTCAATGAAACGAGGTGCTTCTTGTTTAAAGAAGTCTAATGCGAATTGTGTTTCTCCGTTGATTTCTCCAAGTCTGACCGCTTCTGCTTCGACGCCGATTTTATTTTTTAGATCAGCGTAAGCGATAGCAGAGCAAATCGTGTCTGTGTCAGGATTTTTGTGTCCGAATACGAGTGTTTTTCCCATGTGAATTCTCCTTCTTACATTTATTGATGATGTTTCTATTCTAACAGCTTTTGTCCTTGAATTCAGGGTTTATAGCTAAGAATAATTTAAAAAATTGTAACATGCTGTTTGAAAAGTTGCATGTACGATTCTGTATCAGTGTTCCACGTGAAACGCTCTTAAGATAGCCTGCATTTTACTTGCGATTTACCGCTATGGTAAAATAAAGGTTGGGGTAAGACATGGAGTAGCTTACATCGTACGTATACATAGAAGGACACATTGAGCAAGATATAGTAAAAGGATTGGATAGAGGTGAAGGTGTGAAACAAACAAAAGCGTTAGTAGAGGGCGCTATCATGATCAGTATTTTCTCTGTCATGACGCTGTTTTATTTGTATGTGCCGCTATTATCCATTATTTTCTTTCTAGCTGCTCCGATTCCGATCATCCTCTATACAATCAGGCACGGCTTGAAAAAAGGAATTGCTGCTGGCGCTATCGGGATAGTGATCAGCTTTTTAATTGGGTCTATTAATGGACTCATGACTGCGCCCGTTCTGATTGCTGTCGGATTAGGCATGGGTGTTTTCTACAGCAGACGGCAGCCCGGGAATGCCATCATTGCAGGTGGGCTGATTTATTTATTCAGTTTTCTTATCTCCTTTATTGTCAGTGTTCAGCTTTTTCAAATCGATATCATGAATATTGCGAAAGAGTCGATTGAGCAAATGATGCCGATGGTAGAGAGTACTTTAAAGCAATCCGGCGCGTCTGAAAAGGAGATTGCCAAACAGCTCAAACAGTTTAAAGAGTTGCAGGATACAGCATTAAACGCTTTACCTGTAGCGCTTTTGATCACTGCTACTTTGATGGCTTTTGTGAATCATTGGTTCGTGCGGCCCTTGATCAAACGGTTTGTATCAGACATGCCAGTCCTTAAGAAATTTAAGGATTTGCGGCTGCCAAAAAGCATGGTATGGTATTATTTACTCACACTGCTTTTGATGCTGATTCAGACAGAAAAAGGCAGCTTTTTATGGCTCGTTCAATCGAGTGCGTTTAAAATTTTATTTATACTGGTGCTTATTCAGGGATTTTCTTTTATCTTCTATTATTGCCACGAAAAAGGCATCTCAAAAGCAGTCCCCATTTTCGCTATCGTGTTAGGGGTTCTCTATCCGCCAGTCGGTGTGGTTGTGCGTATCATAGGGATTGCTGACATAGGCTTTGATTTAAGAGAAAAAGTGAAAAACAAATAATTCACTCTGAATGTTGAGGAGTTGATATCAGTGCCAAGCTTCTATAGAAAACCTGTCATCAAGTATCCGATCATCGCTTTAATTGTCCTTGCGGTGGTCACAGTTCTCCTCAACCTTTATTATAATTGGATCATAGGAGCTGTTGGTCTTTTAGTCCTTGCAGGTGTGCTCTACTTCTTAAAGTGGGCAGATACGCAAGTTCAAAAAGAGATTGATTCATATATTTCAACATTATCCTATCGAGTCAAAAAGGTTGGAGAAGAAGCATTAATGGAAATGCCAATTGGTATTATGCTGTTTAATGACCAGTATTATATCGAATGGACAAATCCATTTCTCGCTTCGTGTTTTCATGAAAGCACGCTTGTCGGCAGATCCTTGTATGATACATTCGAGTCCATTGTGCCTCTTATTAAACAAGAGGTCGAGACAGAAAATGTGACGCTGAATGATCGGAAATTCAAAGTCATTATTAAACGGTCAGAACGCCTTTTATATTTCTTTGATGTCACAGAACAGGTACAGATTGAAAGACAGTACGAAAATGAACGAACGGTGTTATCTTATATCTTTTTAGACAATTATGATGATGTCACGCAGGGTCTTGATGATCAGGTGCGCAGCGCCATTAATAGTGAAGTGACGTCACTTTTAAACAACTGGGCACAGGAATATGGTATTTTCCTGAAGCGAATTTCGTCCGAACGATTTATGGCAGTTCTAAATGAAAGCATTTTAGCAGAGCTGGAAGCGTCGAAATTCTCTATTTTAGATGAGGTCCGTGAGAAAACAGGAGCGCATAGTGCGACGCTGACCTTGAGTATCGGGATCGGTGCATCCGTACCTTCTTTAAAAGAACTTGGGGCACTTGCTCAGTCGAGTCTTGATCTTGCCCTCGGACGAGGCGGGGATCAAGTAGCCATTAAGCAGCCGAATGGAAAAGTGAAATTCTACGGCGGGAAAACGAATCCAATGGAGAAACGGACACGTGTACGCGCACGAGTCATTTCTCATGCTTTAAAAGAAATTGTATCTGAAAGCGGCAATGTCATGATCATGGGGCATAAGTTCCCAGACATGGACTCTATCGGTGCATCCATTGGGATTTTAAAGGTCGCCCAGGCCAATGGGAAAGAAGGTTATATTGTCATTGATGCCAACCAAATTGGTGACAGTGTTCAACGCTTGATTAGTGAAATTAAGAATTATGAAGATCTATGGTCACGTTTTATCACCCCAGAGGAAGCCATGGAGCTTGCAAAGGATGACACGCTGCTTGTGGTCGTGGATACACATAAACCGTCTCTCGTCATGGAAGAACGACTACTCAATAAAATTGAACATGTCGTGGTCATTGACCATCATAGACGCGGCGAGGAGTTTATCCGTGATCCATTACTTGTCTATATGGAGCCGTATGCTTCATCCACAGCAGAGCTTGTGACAGAGCTTTTAGAGTATCAGCCGAAGAAATTGCGCATTAACATGATCGAAGCGACTGCGCTTCTCGCAGGGATCATCGTTGATACAAAGAGTTTCTCGCTGAGAACGGGATCAAGAACGTTTGATGCAGCCTCTTACCTTCGTGCGAAGGGGGCAGATCCTGTCCTTGTGCAAAAGTTCCTAAAAGAGACCGTGGATCATTACATCAAACGGGCAAAGCTCATTCAGCATACAGATTTGTATCAAAATCAGGTGGCGATTGCTTCATTACCGTCCGACAGCTCGGAGTATTATGATCAAATTACGATTGCCCAGACGGCTGATTCCCTGTTGTCAATGAGTGAGGTAGAAGCGTCATTTGCTGTCGCTAGGCGAGATGACAATACGGTGTGCATTAGTGCGAGATCATTAGGGGATATCAACGTTCAAATTATCATGGAAGCGTTAGATGGCGGCGGTCATTTGACTAACGCTGCAACCCAAATGTATGGTATAACCATTGAAGAAGCGGTAGAGCAGTTAAAAGCTGCCATTGATGAATATTTCGAAGGAGGGGTTCAAAGATGAAAGTCATCTTTCTAAAAGACGTAAAAGGCAAAGGGAAAAAAGGCGAAGTCAAGAATGTCGCTGACGGATACGCTCACAACTTTCTCATTAAACAAGGGTTAGCGGTTGAAGCAAACCCAACGAACCTAAGTGCATTGGAAGGGCAGAAGAACAAAGAGAAAAAGAATGCCGTCCAAGAGCTTGAACAAGCGAAACAACTAAAGGAAACACTTGAGGCGCTAACAGTGGAACTAACAGCAAAATCAGGTGAAGGCGGTCGTCTGTTTGGATCAATTACAAGCAAACAAATCGCTGATAAATTGCAAAAAGATCATCAAATCAAAGTCGATAAGCGCAAAATCGAGCTGAATGACGCCATCCGTGCATTAGGTTACACAAATGTACCGGTGAAGCTTCATCCAGAGGTACAAGCAACGTTAAAGGTACACGTGACAGAACAAGCATAAACAGAAAAGAACCCGTCTCACGAGGAACTGACCCCCGTTTTTGAGACAGGGATCAAAACACCTTTATAAAACAGCCAGTTGCCGAAACTCTTTTGGTGACTGGTTGTTTAATTTCAATTGAATTCGGATATTGTTATAATAATCAATATCTTAAAAAACTAGCAAACTGGACATGGAAAGTACCATGTCCAGCGTAAAACACATGATGTTTTTCAAAAAAAATGTGAAAACCCCACTTTTACTTGAAGTAAAGGTAGGGTTTGTCTACGGTCTGACCTCATGCAAATGCATGAGGTTTATTTTTTTGAAACCATTAAACGATCTCCCGTTCGGATGAGATGAGTGGTCAGCTCATTGATCTGTTTCAATTGCTCCACAGTCATCTCATGTGCCCTTGCAATCGACCAAAGGGTATCTCCCTGTTTAATGAGGTATGTATTGTTCTCTTGTCCGTTTACATGTAAAGCCGGCTCTTGGAAACGATCCATCGCAATGATTGTGAGCGGATCTACCGCATCTTCTTTGCTGACTGACCATTGACCCCTGTGCACCTCAAAATGCAAATGAGTGCCTCTAGACGCTCCTGTGTTACCGATAATGCCGATCGGCTGTCCTGCTTCTACATGGTCACCCTCTTTAACAAAACGCTCGTGTAAATGTGCATAGACGGTTTCATATCCATTTGGATGCTGGATAAACACAACCTCGCCATATGTAGCAGATACATACGAACGCGAGACCACCCCTTCACTTGCAGCAAAGATGGATTCTCCTTCTGGTGCAGCTATATCTAATCCCTTGTGCGAGCCATCTCTTGTCCCAAATAAATCTGTGACTTCTCCTTTTATTGGCTCCACCCATTCGCTTGTTTCCTGTGCATGAACAACAGGCGAAAAGATCATCAAAAAACAGCTGGCACATATGAAGCAATACCTTTTCATCAGTGACTCCCTTTCTTTGCGATTCTTTTTATGACAGCTTAGTATACAGCAAGGAAGCTATTTTCTATACATCAAAAAAGAACGCAATTTCTCGCGTCCTTTAACGGTCTTTTATGACAACTGGATTCGGCAAAGCCGGCACCTCTATCGGTTCTTCTAATTCATATGGACCAACTTGATCTGTTCCCGCCTGTTGAATGGTGACCTCTGTAAAACCAAAATCTTTCGCTGAGAGCAGCAGACCTTCAATGAGTAAAATATGATCATTTGAGTCCGATAATTTCGCTGATGCTCCAAACGTAATGGTCACATGTTTTCCTTTAGACGTCACTTCTTTAATCGGTTCATCTTTAATTAATGGATCAAGTCCTGCATCGCTTGTACGCTTCATCGCTTCTACCGCATCTTCATACGATGAATAATGCGTTTTTGAAGGCACCAAAAAGGTCCCGCTCTTATTCTCTAAAACATAATAAGCATGCTTTGTTTGTTTTTCAATTGATATTGTTCCAACGCTTCCATTTGCCCCTAATTGAAGGTGAGATCCTTTAGCTGTCTTGACTTGCACCTGCTTATATTTGCTCCATTTTAGCGTTTCTTTTACCATATCTTTAAACCGATTGGCTTCTTTTAACGTATCAAGGGACAAATCACTTTTTAATTGAAAAATAAGTGTATCTCCTTTTTCATGAAGCTCCACCATATCCATATAAGACTGAAGAGGTTTTGTCATTTCAGGCAGCCGCACCTGTTCATATGTGTTCACCATATTCTGCAAATGATCATACTCATCCTCTTTTTGAATGCTAATTGGTACCACTTGAGAGGTCGATTCATCTATGTATGCCATGGTCATATACTTTTGCTGCTGCTTAAGAGAAACAACATGTGAGGGCCCATCAGTCTGTTTGACCGCTTCTAATGTGGCGTTCACCTGACTTTTGTCAGCACTTGAATCCATTTTCATTTGCTGATGGTGATCTTGAGCAGCTGGCTGAAATAAATGAGGAGAAATTAAAAACGCCATAAATAAAACCACAACGGTTGCGACCGCTGGACCGATCCATTTGGCACTTTTCTTTTTCTGCCCACTTGCCATCAGCATCTGCTGATATATTTGCTTAGATGAACGGTTGTCCTCCACCTTTGGAAGCTGACTTAGTAACACCTTGATTCGTTCTTCGCTCCAATCGGACCTGTTCGTTTTCATTCACTAGCTCCTCCTTCAAAAGCTCCATATGTTTTCGGAGCACTTTCAGGCCTCGGTGCTGCGTTGTTTTGACTTTGCTTTCCGAGAACTTTAGCGCCTTTGCCGTCTCCATGATTGAGTAGCCCTGGATAAATCTTAAAATGATGACAGCTCGTTGATCAATCGTGCACTGATCAAGTGCGGCATAGATTTCTTTTACATTTTCATCCTGCACAGCCAGTTCGTCTGGGAGCAAGTCTGGATCCTTTACATCCTGCTTATCCCAATCAAACGTGCCGAGTACCCGTTGTCTAATGGTTTGCTGTTTGCGAAACCAATCAATTGCCACATGCCTCGCAATTGAAAACAGCCATGTTTTCTCGCTGCTTCTTCCTTCAAAAGTTTTATATGAGTGAAGTACCCGGATGTAAACCTCCTGAACGAGATCCTCTGCCTGATTTTTATCTTTAACCATATAAAATAAAAACTGGTACAAATCTTGATGGTACGAATCATATATTTTTTGAAAGGTTTCATGCATAGGAAACCCCTCCGTTCACTTATTTTTGTCGAGTGACTCTTACAAAACGTTACATTACAACTTTATGACAAATATATTACAAGTTCGACAATTTGGGAAGGGCTTTTTGTTTAACTTCTCCTTAAAAATATGAAAATAAAAAAACACTTCTTTTTCTTTCGAAAAGAAGTGCCAGATTGTTGACAAAGGGCTAAAATGATCTTTATTTTAGCCCTTTGTCTTCTTTTCAGCGTGATAGAAAACCTTTGCAGTATAGGAAGGACGAGTACTGGCGCGGAGCGAATTTGACATTCGTGAGCACCAGCACGCAGGACTGACAACGAATGCGAGGGTTTGTCTACACGCTGACACTTCTTTTTCTTTCAAAAAGAAGTGTTTCTCATGTAACAAGATTCTTCGTCAGGATTAGACGAGTTCCTGCTTTTTTCTCGGAATATAAAAGGTAAAATGTGTACCAGTACCCGCTTTGCTATGTGCATGAATGGAGCCTTGATGTGCTTCTACGATGTTCTTCACAATTGCAAGACCAAGTCCAGTTCCAGAACGCCCTCTTGTTCTGGCCTTATCCGCTTTATAGAAACGTTCGAAAATAAATGGCAGATCCTCTTCTGGGATTCCGCTTCCTGAATCTTTCACATCCATTTTCAAACCGCTTTCCACTGATTGAACCGAGAAGTGAACCTCTCCGCCCTCAGGTGTATGACGAATGGCGTTATCAATGAGATTCGTAAACACCTGCTCCATCTTATCCGGATCGAGTACAAAGTGCGGTTCATCCACTTGAATATCATATGTGAGATCAACTTGCTTTTCTTTTGCTATACCAAGAAACTTGCGGTAAATCTTCTCGGTCAGCTCTTCTGTATCCGTTGATTCGAGATTCAGTGTAATATGACCAGCTTCCATTCTCGCTAGGTCTAGAAGGTCATTCACAAGACGTCCCATTCGAAGCGATTCGTCGTAAATAATTTGCGCAATCTCTTTCTTTTCCTCTTCTGAGCCTGCGATATCATCTACAATCGCCTCACTATACCCTTGCAGCATAGCAATTGGAGTACGAAGTTCATGACTGACATTGGCAATAAAGTCTTTTCTCAGCTTATCAAGTCTTCGTTCCTCTGTCATATCACGAAGGACTGCAACTGCTCCTCTAACGTCCTGCTGATTATAAAGCGGAGACATAAGAAGAACCCAAGTACGCCCTTGCAGTGTGACTTCGATCATTTGCTCTTTTTCCGTGCTGACGGCTGTATGAAACAGTTCTCGTGCTTCTGGAGGCAGTTCATCTCCATC harbors:
- a CDS encoding DHH family phosphoesterase codes for the protein MPSFYRKPVIKYPIIALIVLAVVTVLLNLYYNWIIGAVGLLVLAGVLYFLKWADTQVQKEIDSYISTLSYRVKKVGEEALMEMPIGIMLFNDQYYIEWTNPFLASCFHESTLVGRSLYDTFESIVPLIKQEVETENVTLNDRKFKVIIKRSERLLYFFDVTEQVQIERQYENERTVLSYIFLDNYDDVTQGLDDQVRSAINSEVTSLLNNWAQEYGIFLKRISSERFMAVLNESILAELEASKFSILDEVREKTGAHSATLTLSIGIGASVPSLKELGALAQSSLDLALGRGGDQVAIKQPNGKVKFYGGKTNPMEKRTRVRARVISHALKEIVSESGNVMIMGHKFPDMDSIGASIGILKVAQANGKEGYIVIDANQIGDSVQRLISEIKNYEDLWSRFITPEEAMELAKDDTLLVVVDTHKPSLVMEERLLNKIEHVVVIDHHRRGEEFIRDPLLVYMEPYASSTAELVTELLEYQPKKLRINMIEATALLAGIIVDTKSFSLRTGSRTFDAASYLRAKGADPVLVQKFLKETVDHYIKRAKLIQHTDLYQNQVAIASLPSDSSEYYDQITIAQTADSLLSMSEVEASFAVARRDDNTVCISARSLGDINVQIIMEALDGGGHLTNAATQMYGITIEEAVEQLKAAIDEYFEGGVQR
- a CDS encoding YybS family protein — its product is MKQTKALVEGAIMISIFSVMTLFYLYVPLLSIIFFLAAPIPIILYTIRHGLKKGIAAGAIGIVISFLIGSINGLMTAPVLIAVGLGMGVFYSRRQPGNAIIAGGLIYLFSFLISFIVSVQLFQIDIMNIAKESIEQMMPMVESTLKQSGASEKEIAKQLKQFKELQDTALNALPVALLITATLMAFVNHWFVRPLIKRFVSDMPVLKKFKDLRLPKSMVWYYLLTLLLMLIQTEKGSFLWLVQSSAFKILFILVLIQGFSFIFYYCHEKGISKAVPIFAIVLGVLYPPVGVVVRIIGIADIGFDLREKVKNK
- the sigX gene encoding RNA polymerase sigma factor SigX, which codes for MHETFQKIYDSYHQDLYQFLFYMVKDKNQAEDLVQEVYIRVLHSYKTFEGRSSEKTWLFSIARHVAIDWFRKQQTIRQRVLGTFDWDKQDVKDPDLLPDELAVQDENVKEIYAALDQCTIDQRAVIILRFIQGYSIMETAKALKFSESKVKTTQHRGLKVLRKHMELLKEELVNENEQVRLERRTNQGVTKSASKGGGQPFI
- a CDS encoding M23 family metallopeptidase produces the protein MKRYCFICASCFLMIFSPVVHAQETSEWVEPIKGEVTDLFGTRDGSHKGLDIAAPEGESIFAASEGVVSRSYVSATYGEVVFIQHPNGYETVYAHLHERFVKEGDHVEAGQPIGIIGNTGASRGTHLHFEVHRGQWSVSKEDAVDPLTIIAMDRFQEPALHVNGQENNTYLIKQGDTLWSIARAHEMTVEQLKQINELTTHLIRTGDRLMVSKK
- a CDS encoding RNA polymerase sigma factor — translated: MKKRKIEDQFADYVMEHKHSFYRLSYSYVKNPEDAMDVVQEAIHKALKSVHRLEDATKMHSWFYKIVVNAALDFLRKKKRVQVTDDDTLEFLSQGESDVYEDQDVRRAIEDLPDMYRVIIILRFFEDLKLEDIAHILEENENTIKTRLYKALRLLKVELSQEEL
- a CDS encoding manganese-dependent inorganic pyrophosphatase — translated: MGKTLVFGHKNPDTDTICSAIAYADLKNKIGVEAEAVRLGEINGETQFALDFFKQEAPRFIETAANETKQVILVDHNEFQQSVSDIDQVQVTEVIDHHRIANFETSEPLYYRAEPVGCTATILNKMYKENQVKIEKEIAGLLLSAIISDSLLFKSPTCTQQDIDAAHELAEIAGVDPEVYGLDMLKAGADLSQKTVQELITIDAKEFELGNSKVEIAQVNTVDIAEVTARQTDIEAKINEVIAAKGLDLFVLVITDILENDSLALALGAEAAKVEKAFHVTLENNTALLKGVVSRKKQVVPALTDALS
- the rplI gene encoding 50S ribosomal protein L9; its protein translation is MKVIFLKDVKGKGKKGEVKNVADGYAHNFLIKQGLAVEANPTNLSALEGQKNKEKKNAVQELEQAKQLKETLEALTVELTAKSGEGGRLFGSITSKQIADKLQKDHQIKVDKRKIELNDAIRALGYTNVPVKLHPEVQATLKVHVTEQA
- a CDS encoding DUF3298 and DUF4163 domain-containing protein, whose product is MDKHLEQLKEEYLEIPIPPEFDAMVERTLKRKNKKTHFQQWTIGLVAAAALFVTTVNVSPQAARAISEVPIIGELVKVVTFTEFKKSDQGTNIDLKTPHVSGLGDGKLQDSLNQKYLAENKKLYQDFEKETKGYKNGHLSVESGYEVKTNNDQILSLGRYKVTTQASAAEEMTYDTIDKKNHVLITLPSLFKDDRYIDVISENIKEQMKKQMKEDSNKIYWITKQDTVDPFKKIQPDQSFYINSKGKLVISFNEYDVAPGYMGVVEFTIPTSVLKDILVSDMYIH